The following proteins are co-located in the Plasmodium brasilianum strain Bolivian I chromosome 11, whole genome shotgun sequence genome:
- a CDS encoding 50S ribosomal protein L24 produces MICSLFTSKISNHVLPSKVSNFFLLTVQVRNHKIIKPRNIIKLWKIKTGDEVKVISGKDKGKIGEVLCCDRFRNMVKVKGCNLRKLFIDNKFVYIEKKIHYSNVQLIDSFLKTNTKVCIRYTDDNQIIRISKKSGVVIPWPDDKKKEDEYEQVEENPLDTAPQEALKKTYDYKTDVKFMNILRQTVNKYNRELS; encoded by the coding sequence atgatTTGTTCCCTTTTTACGAGTAAAATTAGCAATCATGTATTGCCGAGCAAGGTGagtaacttttttttattaactgtTCAGGTGAGaaatcataaaataattaagccgcgaaatattattaaactATGGAAGATAAAAACAGGGGATGAAGTAAAAGTAATATCTGGAAAagataaaggaaaaattggAGAAGTGTTATGCTGTGATAGATTTAGAAATATGGTGAAAGTAAAAGGATGTAATTTAAGAAAACTTTTTATTGAcaataaatttgtttatattgaaaaaaaaattcattactCTAATGTTCAGTTAATTGATagctttttaaaaacaaatacaaaAGTATGTATTAGATATACAGATGATAATCAAATAATTCGCATATCAAAAAAGTCAGGAGTTGTTATACCATGGCctgatgataaaaaaaaagaagacgAGTATGAGCAAGTGGAAGAAAATCCATTGGATACTGCACCGCAGGAAGCTTTGAAAAAAACGTATGACTATAAAACTGatgtaaaatttatgaatatattacgACAGACCGTTAATAAGTACAACCGTGAGTTGTCTTAG
- a CDS encoding hypothetical protein (conserved Plasmodium protein): MKKNHDALKKEQERAVQTNADGLIEILENGQIEKPTFCQKWKFFRKFESAEGHRTNEIGNIHNAQIKLLAFTSLSMLILMVTGDGIQTPLGYVKHVKKEMEKEKEANESLEKRLLKELGYTTYHEWKRAGILPPDDKRNE, translated from the exons atgaaaaaaaaccACGATGCGTTAAAGAAAGAACAAGAAAGAGCTGTCCAAACAAACGCA GACGGTTTGATCGAAATTTTGGAGAATGGACAAATTGAAAAACCTACTTTTTGtcaaaaatggaaatttttCCGTAAGTTTGAATCAGCCGAAGGGCATAGAACAAATGAGATAGGaaacatacat AACGCACAAATAAAGCTATTAGCTTTTACTTCTTTAAGCATGCTGATATTAATGGTAACGGGAGATGGCATACAAACCCCCTTGGGTTACGTCAAACATGTTAAgaaagaaatggaaaaagaaaaggaggCCAACGAATCACTTGAAAAGAGATTATTAAAAGAACTGGGATATACcac TTATCACGAATGGAAGAGGGCAGGCATTTTACCACCAGATGATAAACGAAACGAATAG
- a CDS encoding RNA-binding protein encodes MIKQKRSYARIDQEVDSSNNNSEEESAFKKQRNNSNSSNRSYGSLNDENDNDDRIINICPNNGTSTNTITTTTTTTTEMRIPYCLLLPNRAIGFVIGKSGNNVREIEKACGAIIKCQKEFDISVYPPPSEKILTIFGKKENKKKALELVLNKSKHVMDFHEEDGKESIVIIVPTRSIPIIIGQKGSKISSLSERSNCEINVHKDDVPGIKDKAIFIKSKKISKIIDCIGIIYDLLEDIVDNGILSLSEFPGVLKNSSGSTASSNNNVLANISNESTCNNSISTPNAAGNNNVSGFSNCSGMIGIGGVGSTPMNSNRMNSDVGGNVNGSVGGSVNNPNHHPNRGSTNISCTHSNNNNNNNNSNNNNNSSNNYNNGNSSMSFSKYGMKKNDNSYELMNGDDFDNFSVPRDKNLLLHKFGKEVSPCVIRFVLDVETTAWIIGKSGCHIKEIRTITGAGAVIVDAPDNIENVKTCDRILTLSGSAENKFNALKLIVRQMEEREKNINNPMRMLVPGKAASFLIGRKGSIIKYITEQSGSQIQVAKNKESENEKLVLISGSPESKILASVLVLQKLEEYENPQIAREGLLIPLNDIYYNTNTNMSTNMNSTKYANSKKGNTNPSDKAAMHNSKTIMRNGNNSSDHYHSAHYTSNNSGNTYGSSNYSGNHHSGAHNVNHNTSVNNAHPNYIHHNNSHHNNSNLNNYNNNSKHNGMDDNYDSNSNDINRSGNNYPYDENILNRSSSYANNNNNNNNYFKNPNDMKEKIEHMFLQQIYKSFPISSLPKILSVKQPYTIELNMPDVYLETFDSQNKNGKSLIEEIIEKSGCNISICTDSNDSSSYTFNLSITGSPLSNSLAILMIQAKIFQFDWF; translated from the coding sequence ATGATAAAGCAAAAAAGGTCATACGCACGCATTGACCAGGAGGTAGACAGTAGTAACAACAATAGTGAGGAGGAGAGTGCTTTTAAAAAGCAacgtaataatagtaatagtagtaataggtCATATGGAAGtttaaatgatgaaaatgataatgatgataggataataaatatatgtccTAATAATGGCACATCTACTAATACTATTaccactactactactactactactgaaATGCGCATACCATATTGTCTGTTGTTACCAAATAGAGCCATAGGATTTGTAATTGGGAAGTCAGGTAATAATGTACGTGAAATTGAAAAGGCATGTGGagcaataataaaatgtcaGAAGGAATTTGATATATCTGTTTATCCACCTCCttctgaaaaaatattaacgatatttggtaaaaaagaaaataaaaaaaaagcattagAACTGgttttaaataaatcaaaacaTGTAATGGATTTTCATGAAGAGGATGGAAAAGAATCCATAGTTATAATAGTACCTACTAGATCTATTCCTATCATAATTGGGCAAAAAGGATCAAAAATTTCTTCATTAAGTGAAAGATCTAACTGTGAAATTAATGTTCATAAGGATGATGTTCCAGGAATAAAGGATAAggcaatttttattaaatcaaaaaaaattagtaaaataatTGATTGCATAGGTATTATATATGACTTATTAGAAGATATTGTTGATAATGGTATACTCTCGTTGTCTGAATTTCCTggtgttttaaaaaatagtagtgGTAGCACTGCaagtagtaacaataatgtTCTTGCTAATATATCTAATGAAAGCACTTGTAACAACAGCATAAGCACCCCTAACGCTGCgggaaataataatgtaagcGGTTTTAGTAATTGCAGTGGCATGATTGGCATAGGAGGTGTTGGAAGTACTCCCATGAACAGCAATCGTATGAATAGTGACGTTGGTGGTAACGTCAATGGCAGCGTTGGCGGTAGTGTAAATAACCCGAATCACCATCCAAACCGGGGGAGTACCAATATAAGTTGCACgcatagtaataataataataacaataacaactctaacaacaataataatagtagcaaTAATTACAACAATGGTAACAGCTCGATGAGCTTTTCGAAATACGGCATGAAAAAGAATGATAACTCTTATGAACTTATGAACGGCGATGATTTTGATAATTTCAGTGTACCAAGGGATAAAAATTTACTGCTTCATAAATTTGGTAAAGAAGTAAGTCCATGCGTAATTCGCTTTGTGTTGGATGTAGAAACCACTGCTTGGATAATTGGAAAATCAGGATGtcatataaaagaaattagaACCATAACAGGAGCAGGTGCAGTAATTGTAGATGCACCCGACAATATTGAAAATGTGAAAACGTGTGATCGGATTTTAACCTTGTCAGGTTCAgcagaaaataaatttaatgcattaaaattaatagtgAGACAAATggaagaaagagaaaaaaatattaacaatcCTATGCGTATGTTAGTACCAGGAAAAGCAGCTAGCTTTTTAATAGGTCGAAAAGGATctatcataaaatatattactgaACAGTCAGGTTCTCAAATTCAAgttgcaaaaaataaagaaagtgaaaatgaaaaactgGTTTTAATTAGTGGTTCACCAGAATCAAAAATTCTAGCTTCTGTTTTggttttacaaaaattagaAGAATATGAAAATCCACAAATAGCTCGAGAGGGTCTCCTCATTCCgttaaatgatatatactACAATACTAATACGAATATGAGTACAAATATGAATAGTACTAAATATGCTAACagcaaaaaaggaaatactAATCCGTCGGACAAAGCGGCAATGCATAATAGTAAAACCATTATGCGTAACGGTAATAATAGCAGCGATCATTATCATTCAGCTCACTACACATCAAATAATAGCGGTAACACATATGGTAGTAGTAACTACTCTGGAAATCATCATAGCGGTGCTCATAATGTAAACCACAATACTAGTGTCAACAACGCGCATCCGAATTATATTCATCATAATAACTCTCATCACAATAATTCAAATctcaataattataataacaattcAAAACACAATGGTATGGATGATAACTATGATAGTAATAGCAACGATATTAATAGGTCAGGTAATAACTACCcatatgatgaaaatattcTGAACCGTAGTAGTAGCTAcgctaataataataataataataataattattttaaaaatccTAACGacatgaaagaaaaaattgagCATATGTTTTTGCAGCAAATTTATAAATCCTTTCCTATTTCATCGTTGCCAAAAATATTATCGGTTAAACAACCTTATACTATTGAATTGAATATGCCTGATGTTTACTTGGAAACATTTGATtctcaaaataaaaatggaaaatcgTTAATAGAAGAAATTATTGAAAAGTCAGGTtgtaatatttctatttgtACTGATTCTAATGATTCTTCTTCTTATACATTTAATCTATCCATCACAGGTTCCCCACTCTCAAACTCTTTAGCTATCCTTATGATCCAAGCGAAAATCTTTCAGTTCGACTGGTTTTAA
- a CDS encoding acylphosphatase, producing the protein MIPTPVSKKIRSRLNLSIQKKPHFLFRQNLLFDKREKWEPKLRKGYPEFAKQFDILNRQVNLTKQKCVHSVYISCNDGAPNWELQYLTRVVTGFRKYRPPIVKKEEIKKNYDISNFHEVKSKFRFEINGFFEDGGNVFCEELYRTARRMFIVGWIKCRSRFAMGHFQGDSYAISYLRHWFDMYSSEKNKIEKLKVFDENHGIPTFDYYSERLQNTCKEKNASHSESGFFKNKGTIQFKIKTYCSYGVPRCCSNEQRG; encoded by the exons ATGATACCCACACCAgtttctaaaaaaataagaagtaGGTTGAATTTGTCTATTCAGAAAAAGcctcattttttatttcggcaaaatttattatttgacAAACGGGAAAAATGGGAACCAAAATTGAGGAAAGGTTATCCCGAATTTGCAAAGCAGTTCGACATTTTGAATCGACAGGTAAATTTAACGAAACAGAAATGTGTGCacagtgtatatatatcgtGTAATGATGGTGCACCTAACTGGGAGTTACAATACTTAACGCGTGTA GTTACGGGGTTTCGAAAATACAGACCACCGATTGtgaaaaaagaggaaataaaaaaaaattatgatataaGTAATTTTCACGAAGTAAAATCGAAATTTAGGTTTGAGATCAACGGATTTTTTGAAG atGGTGGAAACGTTTTTTGTGAAGAGTTGTATAGAACTGCAAGACGAATGTTCATAGTTGGCTGGATTAAATGTCGAAGTCGATTTGCCATGGGTCAC TTTCAAGGAGATTCTTATGCTATTTCCTACTTGAGACATTGGTTTGACATGTATTcatcagaaaaaaataaaattgaaaaattgaaagtATTTGATGAGAACCATGGGATTCCTACTTTTGATTACTA TAGTGAAAGACTACAGAACACctgcaaagaaaaaaatgcatcACATTCAG AGTCaggattttttaaaaacaaaggCACTAttcaatttaaaataaagacATACTGTTCCTACGGCGTACCTCGTTGTTGCTCGAATGAACAGAGAGGATAG